The Geobacter sp. AOG2 genome includes a window with the following:
- a CDS encoding pitrilysin family protein produces MIKPFFHTLANGLRVVCVEMPHLHAAELAIYVKVGGRNDPPGREGLSHFLEHILFRGTADYTSSLEIETAFEAVGGAPNAATDAESTCYYSRVHPAHVRQGMDIFASMLLRPLLEGIEVEQRIITEEAREDLNEQGDEINPDTIASRLLWPRHPLGMPTIGSLESIAAIGRTDLEAHLQRYYVPSATVVVVAGPVCNHEVFVAAGEVFNGWQGSAPPATRLVNRRNTAPQIRFVRDSDSQMNLQLAFLGFPRGDRRFMAVRLLRRILAGGGSSRLHLRLREELGIIYSVEGAIGAYDETGCLTFDLSTAPNNLHQAVEVSLGEIGRIASEPVTAAELERVRHSYIFDLEYSRDSAYEMGVRYGWGELIGIKRSIEEDQEEARRITVDVLQEAARDLFAPQNLNLVVVGPNKMGMKKTIRELVARYAEGFNSYPGPAGQFTR; encoded by the coding sequence ATGATCAAGCCGTTTTTCCACACCCTGGCCAACGGCCTGCGGGTCGTTTGTGTCGAGATGCCCCACCTGCACGCGGCCGAACTGGCGATCTACGTCAAAGTTGGCGGGCGAAACGACCCTCCCGGCAGAGAGGGTCTTTCCCACTTTTTGGAGCATATCCTTTTTCGCGGTACGGCCGATTATACCTCGTCGCTTGAGATCGAAACCGCCTTCGAGGCCGTCGGCGGAGCCCCAAATGCCGCCACCGACGCCGAATCCACCTGCTACTACTCCCGTGTCCACCCGGCCCATGTGCGGCAGGGCATGGATATCTTCGCCTCCATGCTGTTACGACCGCTTCTGGAGGGGATTGAGGTAGAGCAGCGCATCATCACGGAAGAGGCGCGGGAAGACCTGAACGAGCAGGGCGACGAGATCAACCCCGATACCATAGCCAGCCGCCTGCTCTGGCCGCGACATCCCTTGGGCATGCCGACCATAGGCTCCCTGGAGAGTATTGCCGCCATTGGCCGGACAGATCTTGAGGCGCACCTGCAACGGTACTATGTCCCAAGCGCAACGGTGGTTGTGGTCGCCGGCCCGGTGTGCAACCACGAGGTATTTGTTGCGGCGGGTGAGGTTTTCAACGGTTGGCAGGGGAGCGCCCCCCCTGCAACTCGGCTGGTTAACCGACGCAATACCGCCCCACAGATTCGTTTCGTTCGGGACTCGGACAGTCAGATGAACCTGCAGTTGGCTTTTCTGGGGTTTCCCCGTGGCGACCGTCGCTTCATGGCCGTTCGGCTCTTGCGCCGCATCCTGGCGGGTGGGGGCAGTTCGCGCCTGCACTTGCGGCTGCGGGAGGAGTTGGGGATCATCTATTCCGTGGAGGGGGCCATTGGGGCCTATGACGAAACCGGCTGTCTGACCTTTGATCTCTCCACCGCCCCAAACAACCTGCATCAGGCGGTAGAGGTATCCCTCGGTGAAATCGGGCGCATTGCCAGCGAGCCGGTCACTGCGGCGGAACTGGAACGGGTCCGGCATTCCTACATCTTTGACCTGGAATATAGTCGAGATTCGGCATATGAGATGGGTGTGCGCTACGGATGGGGTGAACTCATCGGGATTAAACGGAGTATCGAAGAAGACCAGGAGGAGGCGCGGCGCATCACGGTTGATGTGCTGCAAGAGGCCGCCCGCGACCTCTTTGCGCCGCAGAACCTGAACCTTGTTGTCGTGGGACCCAACAAAATGGGCATGAAGAAGACGATACGGGAACTGGTCGCGCGCTACGCAGAGGGCTTTAATTCCTATCCGGGGCCGGCCGGTCAATTCACAAGATAA
- a CDS encoding HIT family protein, with the protein MTLSPCPMCSRWESDADLRIAELDHSYVILNRDQFFPGYTLLFSKTHVTELFHLDRRVRSELTEEISRVAKALFDVFQPDKINYELLGNMVPHMHWHLVPRFTSEKAWPRPIWTEPHDERVLTPEEYRHSIARIREALT; encoded by the coding sequence ATGACCCTGTCACCCTGCCCCATGTGCAGCCGTTGGGAGAGCGACGCCGACTTGCGTATCGCCGAACTCGACCATTCCTATGTCATCCTTAACCGCGACCAGTTCTTCCCCGGCTATACGCTGCTGTTCAGCAAGACCCACGTGACCGAACTCTTCCACCTCGACCGCCGGGTGCGGAGCGAACTCACGGAAGAGATCAGCCGGGTGGCCAAGGCGCTGTTCGACGTCTTCCAGCCCGACAAGATCAACTACGAACTCCTGGGCAACATGGTCCCGCACATGCACTGGCACCTGGTACCCCGTTTTACCTCGGAAAAAGCCTGGCCGCGCCCGATCTGGACCGAGCCGCATGACGAACGGGTCCTTACGCCGGAAGAGTACCGTCACTCTATTGCACGGATACGGGAGGCGCTGACATGA
- a CDS encoding acyl-[acyl-carrier-protein] thioesterase produces MEQRIFTKDFPVRYHELDSCGNLRVATLLNYLQDTAGMHATTLGVAMADLRKLGLTWVLSRIHLVAARYPRAGETVTVRTWPATRQEIFTCREFELYDDHGACVARATSSWAVVNVATRRPVRLEGNLPPYPLTPQRAVDDDFSPLPPFPEAATTEMGFRVLRSDLDMNHHVNNTIYAGWALEAVPDAVASDSLQELEIVFRAEARRGDNVVSRCAIAETGPPTCCLHQITNREDGKELARLRTRWKNERI; encoded by the coding sequence ATGGAACAGAGAATCTTCACGAAGGATTTCCCGGTTCGCTACCACGAACTGGACAGTTGCGGCAATCTGAGGGTGGCGACCCTGCTCAACTATCTGCAGGACACGGCGGGGATGCATGCCACCACTCTGGGCGTAGCCATGGCCGACCTGAGAAAACTGGGGTTGACCTGGGTACTGTCACGCATCCACTTGGTGGCCGCACGCTATCCCCGCGCCGGGGAGACCGTGACGGTCCGCACCTGGCCGGCAACCCGCCAGGAGATATTTACCTGCCGCGAATTCGAATTGTACGATGATCATGGTGCCTGCGTGGCGAGGGCGACCAGTTCGTGGGCGGTAGTAAACGTTGCCACCCGCCGCCCGGTCAGACTGGAGGGGAATCTCCCCCCCTATCCGCTGACGCCGCAGCGGGCGGTGGACGACGACTTCTCCCCGCTGCCGCCCTTCCCCGAGGCCGCCACAACAGAGATGGGCTTCCGGGTACTACGCAGCGATCTCGATATGAACCATCATGTGAACAATACCATTTATGCGGGATGGGCACTGGAAGCTGTCCCGGACGCCGTAGCATCGGACAGCCTGCAGGAACTGGAAATCGTCTTCCGGGCCGAGGCCCGCCGCGGCGATAACGTGGTATCACGCTGCGCAATTGCGGAAACCGGGCCGCCGACCTGCTGCCTGCACCAGATCACAAACCGGGAGGACGGCAAGGAATTGGCACGCCTGCGGACCCGCTGGAAAAATGAGAGAATATAG
- the cobM gene encoding precorrin-4 C(11)-methyltransferase: MSQQVSFVGAGPGASDLITIRGARLLRHADVVIYAGSLVDRELVRRYAATADVYDSAGMTLDEVMGVIMDAVSAGRSVVRLHTGDPSIYGAIQEQMEALDRLGVTYQVVPGVTSAFAAAAALKQELTLPEVSQSVIFTRMEGRTPVPERESLSRIAGIGATLVIYLSVGMIDRVVAELLAGAYSPETAAAVVCRASWEDELIIEGTLADIAAKVREAGIERQALIIVGDVLAARREGLKARSLLYDDSFSHGFRGSAIG; this comes from the coding sequence ATGTCACAGCAGGTTTCTTTCGTCGGTGCGGGACCGGGGGCATCAGACCTCATCACTATCCGGGGCGCCCGACTTTTACGTCACGCCGATGTGGTCATATATGCCGGCAGCCTGGTGGACCGGGAGTTGGTGCGCCGCTACGCTGCCACGGCGGATGTGTACGATTCGGCCGGCATGACCCTTGACGAAGTCATGGGCGTCATCATGGATGCAGTCTCTGCGGGCAGGAGCGTGGTGCGGCTTCATACCGGGGATCCGTCGATTTACGGCGCCATCCAGGAGCAGATGGAAGCCCTTGACCGACTGGGGGTGACATACCAGGTGGTGCCCGGCGTAACCAGCGCCTTTGCCGCCGCCGCCGCCCTCAAACAGGAACTGACCCTGCCGGAAGTGTCACAATCGGTGATCTTTACCCGCATGGAGGGGCGCACACCGGTACCGGAGCGGGAAAGTCTCAGCCGGATCGCCGGTATCGGCGCCACCCTGGTGATCTATCTTTCGGTGGGTATGATCGACCGGGTGGTGGCAGAACTCCTGGCCGGGGCCTACTCCCCGGAGACCGCCGCCGCCGTGGTCTGCCGTGCCTCCTGGGAGGACGAACTGATCATCGAAGGGACCCTGGCCGATATCGCCGCCAAGGTTCGCGAGGCCGGCATCGAGCGCCAGGCTCTGATCATCGTGGGGGATGTGTTGGCGGCACGCCGTGAAGGGCTCAAGGCGCGGTCGTTGCTTTACGATGACAGTTTCTCCCACGGTTTTCGCGGCAGCGCCATAGGGTGA
- a CDS encoding cobalt-precorrin 5A hydrolase — MRVAVIAITRNGVQLGQRLRGGLPEAELYASSRYAGQAGTTRRLFDPAGLKALVASLWKEYDGLVFIMAAGIVVRMIAPFLESKETDPAVVVMDDAGKFSISLIAGHLGGANELAERCAFICGARPVITTATDANGLPSFDLLAKEQGWVIDDISRVKLLNRLLLDDEEIAIVDPTGKTRCWLCGRGRTSFHETFAEAMDSPARGFLFVTNRHLPPQTQPDNLLILRPCNLVLGIGCNRGTTVDEIDDFVTAQLKRIFLSRKSVRLVATVTVKRDEMGLIAFAERLGVPLACFGADELNAVAVPSPPSQHALAAVGVSGVAEPSAILGAGGGRLLLKKVKSENVTLAVAELKEEEPHA, encoded by the coding sequence ATGCGCGTCGCCGTGATCGCCATAACCCGCAACGGGGTGCAGTTGGGACAACGGTTGCGGGGAGGGCTCCCCGAAGCAGAGTTGTACGCTTCCAGCCGCTATGCCGGGCAGGCCGGGACGACCAGGCGCCTCTTCGACCCTGCCGGCCTGAAGGCGCTGGTCGCCTCACTCTGGAAGGAATACGACGGTCTCGTCTTCATCATGGCCGCCGGCATTGTAGTGCGCATGATTGCACCGTTTCTGGAATCCAAGGAGACCGACCCGGCCGTGGTGGTGATGGACGATGCCGGCAAATTCTCCATCTCCCTCATCGCGGGCCATCTGGGTGGCGCCAACGAACTGGCCGAGCGCTGCGCCTTCATCTGCGGGGCCCGGCCGGTGATCACTACGGCCACGGATGCAAACGGGCTCCCTTCGTTCGACCTCCTGGCCAAGGAGCAGGGGTGGGTTATCGACGACATCAGCCGGGTCAAGCTCCTCAACAGGCTGCTTCTGGATGACGAGGAGATTGCCATCGTCGATCCCACGGGGAAGACGCGTTGCTGGCTGTGCGGGCGGGGCCGGACCTCTTTCCACGAGACCTTCGCCGAGGCGATGGACAGTCCGGCCCGCGGCTTCCTGTTCGTGACCAACCGCCATCTCCCCCCCCAGACCCAGCCCGATAACCTGCTGATCCTGCGCCCCTGTAATCTGGTGTTGGGCATCGGCTGCAATCGCGGTACGACGGTGGACGAAATCGATGATTTCGTCACGGCCCAGCTCAAGCGCATATTCCTCTCCCGCAAGAGCGTGCGGCTGGTTGCCACGGTAACGGTCAAGCGGGACGAAATGGGTTTGATCGCCTTTGCGGAGCGGCTCGGCGTTCCACTGGCATGCTTCGGGGCCGATGAATTGAATGCGGTGGCGGTCCCGTCTCCGCCGTCGCAGCATGCTCTGGCGGCTGTCGGCGTCTCGGGCGTGGCGGAGCCGTCTGCCATACTGGGAGCGGGCGGCGGCCGGCTGCTGCTGAAGAAGGTCAAGTCGGAGAACGTCACCCTGGCGGTGGCAGAGTTGAAAGAGGAGGAACCCCATGCCTGA
- the pdxA gene encoding 4-hydroxythreonine-4-phosphate dehydrogenase PdxA: protein MPEKPLLAVTMGDPCAVGPEIIVKALGNPQAVAGCTPLVVGDRTALERAVQVCGSRLEIAEITEPEEAHQVPDGTMALLPLSRLSEGDVQYGRPTLAAGDAVYRYICTAARLCLAGRVAAMATAPINKEAMNRAGHDYHGHTELLAELCGVDDYVMMLAGDLLRVSLVTIHEALRDVPGLISRERVLTTIRVTEDGVRRLTGKDRPRLAVLALNPHCGEGGMFGNEEQVAIVPAIEAARHEGIDAQGPLSADTLFYFAQQGAYDGVVAMYHDQGLIPLKMLHFDDGVNVTLGLPIIRTSVDHGTAYDLAGTGRASEKSLVAAIRMAVGMAAVAKDGSI, encoded by the coding sequence ATGCCTGAAAAGCCGCTGCTGGCCGTTACCATGGGAGACCCCTGTGCCGTCGGTCCGGAGATCATCGTCAAGGCGTTGGGCAATCCCCAGGCCGTCGCGGGATGCACACCCCTGGTCGTAGGCGACAGGACGGCGCTTGAGCGGGCGGTGCAGGTCTGCGGTTCGCGGCTGGAGATTGCTGAAATCACGGAACCCGAGGAGGCGCACCAGGTTCCGGACGGCACCATGGCGCTCTTGCCGCTCTCCCGCTTGTCCGAAGGTGACGTGCAGTACGGCAGGCCGACGCTGGCCGCAGGTGATGCCGTTTATCGCTATATCTGCACGGCTGCCCGACTCTGCCTTGCAGGCCGGGTAGCGGCCATGGCCACGGCTCCCATCAATAAGGAGGCCATGAACCGGGCCGGCCATGATTATCACGGACACACCGAGCTTTTGGCGGAACTGTGCGGGGTCGACGATTATGTGATGATGCTGGCCGGTGACCTGCTCAGGGTCAGCTTGGTGACGATCCACGAGGCGCTTCGCGATGTCCCCGGCCTGATCAGCCGGGAACGGGTTCTGACCACGATCCGGGTTACGGAGGACGGGGTGCGTCGCCTGACCGGCAAGGACCGTCCCCGCTTGGCGGTGCTGGCCCTCAACCCCCATTGCGGCGAGGGGGGGATGTTCGGCAACGAGGAACAGGTGGCCATCGTACCGGCTATCGAAGCGGCCAGGCACGAGGGGATCGACGCCCAGGGGCCGCTCTCGGCGGACACCCTCTTTTATTTCGCCCAGCAGGGCGCCTACGATGGGGTGGTGGCCATGTACCACGACCAGGGATTGATACCGCTCAAGATGCTTCATTTCGACGATGGCGTCAACGTCACCCTCGGATTACCGATCATCCGCACCTCGGTGGATCATGGCACGGCTTATGATCTGGCGGGTACCGGTAGGGCCTCGGAGAAGAGTCTTGTAGCGGCCATCAGGATGGCCGTGGGGATGGCGGCAGTGGCAAAGGATGGATCGATATAG
- the flgM gene encoding flagellar biosynthesis anti-sigma factor FlgM: protein MKIDTGIRSLTGTQDKTIKGSTARKSSESQSTQEEGDAFSVKLSSTTEKLLSSAPAEDTIRWEKVTSIRDQLAAGTYNISGKDVATKMLNALMG, encoded by the coding sequence ATGAAAATCGATACCGGGATTAGATCCCTGACAGGGACACAGGATAAAACAATCAAAGGTTCGACTGCGCGGAAGAGCTCCGAGTCCCAATCGACGCAGGAGGAGGGCGACGCATTCAGCGTAAAACTCTCATCGACTACGGAAAAGCTTTTGTCAAGCGCCCCCGCGGAAGACACCATTCGCTGGGAGAAGGTAACCTCCATCAGGGACCAGTTGGCCGCGGGTACCTACAATATCAGCGGCAAGGACGTCGCGACCAAGATGCTTAACGCCCTTATGGGCTGA
- a CDS encoding bacteriohemerythrin, whose amino-acid sequence MAFPEWDESMALGLPVVDAQHRELIDWIKVLNDAVQKGEGARIIDDVLQKLIGYVQHHFSDEEHLMLSHNFSGFSSHRQEHDFFVTRLMNMHTNIENGEELSAKTLDFLIEWLIHHIKGTDQDYGRFIRMPRGVPNSI is encoded by the coding sequence ATGGCATTTCCCGAATGGGATGAAAGCATGGCACTGGGCCTTCCCGTCGTCGACGCTCAGCACAGGGAGTTGATCGACTGGATCAAGGTGCTCAACGACGCGGTGCAGAAGGGGGAAGGTGCCCGGATCATCGACGATGTGCTCCAGAAACTGATCGGCTACGTACAACATCACTTCTCCGATGAGGAGCACTTGATGCTCTCCCATAATTTTTCCGGATTTTCGAGCCACCGTCAGGAACACGATTTTTTCGTTACCAGGCTCATGAATATGCACACCAATATCGAAAACGGCGAAGAGTTGAGCGCCAAGACCCTGGACTTTCTGATCGAATGGCTGATCCACCATATCAAGGGGACCGACCAGGACTACGGCCGCTTTATCCGGATGCCGCGGGGAGTTCCAAATTCAATTTAG
- a CDS encoding pitrilysin family protein: MKRLIISLLFLFAAGATAGAAGGKADPRTMSFPELRFEIPRAERVMLECGMPVYLLRDTELPIVNVTALVHTGSVYEPAAKAGLASLTGSVMRSGGAGGLSPEKMDDELEFMASAVESGIGPDMGTVSLTSLTKNFSRTLRIFSDVLLRPDFSQKRVDIARKHLIEGLRRQNDDPKGIAERELGRAIYAGHPLGVVPTFASANAITRQDMVDFHRRFFRPDSMILAVSGDFDRTALLKELNAVFGKPSPTASPALPDIPQPVTDFRPEVIYGKKEVNQTVIRLGHLGITKDDPDIYALRILDYILGGSFTSRLTMEIRTNQGLAYNVDSRFDVGRRFTGTFLAETETKAESTGKAISLMEGIIAGMTREPVSDQELKAAKEYIINSFMFGFTSPASIVTQRARLEFYGYPSGYLEGYRDNIARVTKEDVLAAARRHLKPEAFKLVVVGDAAKFDKPLTAFGAVRELDLRQQPER; this comes from the coding sequence ATGAAACGACTGATCATCTCCCTCTTGTTCCTTTTCGCGGCAGGTGCGACCGCAGGTGCCGCCGGCGGGAAGGCCGACCCCCGCACCATGAGCTTCCCCGAGCTGCGTTTCGAGATACCCAGGGCCGAACGGGTGATGCTGGAATGCGGCATGCCGGTCTACCTGCTGCGGGACACGGAACTGCCCATTGTCAACGTCACGGCCCTGGTCCACACCGGATCGGTCTATGAACCGGCCGCCAAGGCCGGCCTGGCTTCCCTGACCGGCAGCGTCATGCGTAGCGGCGGCGCCGGCGGGCTCTCGCCGGAAAAGATGGACGACGAACTGGAGTTCATGGCCTCTGCTGTGGAAAGCGGCATTGGCCCCGATATGGGCACGGTCTCCCTGACGTCGCTCACGAAGAACTTCAGCCGTACCCTGCGCATCTTCAGCGATGTGCTTTTGCGGCCCGACTTCAGCCAGAAACGGGTAGATATCGCCCGCAAACACCTGATCGAAGGGTTGCGGAGACAGAACGACGACCCCAAGGGGATTGCCGAGCGGGAGCTTGGTCGTGCCATCTATGCCGGCCATCCCCTGGGGGTTGTCCCTACGTTTGCTTCGGCCAACGCCATCACGCGCCAGGATATGGTCGATTTCCACCGCCGTTTCTTCCGGCCGGATTCCATGATCCTGGCTGTGTCGGGCGATTTCGACCGCACGGCACTGCTCAAGGAGTTGAACGCCGTTTTCGGTAAACCGAGCCCGACGGCATCGCCGGCCCTACCGGACATCCCGCAGCCGGTGACCGACTTCCGGCCAGAGGTGATCTACGGCAAAAAAGAGGTCAACCAGACCGTGATCCGTCTGGGGCACCTGGGGATAACCAAAGACGATCCCGATATCTACGCCCTGCGCATTCTGGATTACATCCTGGGAGGCAGTTTCACTTCGCGCCTGACCATGGAGATCCGTACCAACCAAGGATTGGCCTACAATGTGGACAGCCGTTTCGACGTCGGCCGGCGTTTTACCGGTACCTTCCTCGCCGAAACCGAGACCAAGGCTGAATCCACCGGCAAGGCTATCTCCCTGATGGAGGGGATCATCGCCGGCATGACCAGGGAGCCGGTCAGCGACCAGGAGTTGAAAGCCGCCAAGGAATATATCATCAACTCCTTCATGTTCGGTTTCACCAGCCCGGCCTCGATCGTGACCCAGCGGGCGCGGCTGGAGTTCTACGGTTATCCTTCCGGCTACCTGGAGGGCTACCGCGACAATATCGCCCGGGTAACGAAAGAGGACGTGCTCGCCGCCGCCCGAAGGCATCTGAAGCCCGAGGCCTTCAAACTGGTGGTGGTGGGCGATGCCGCCAAATTCGACAAACCGCTCACGGCCTTCGGCGCTGTGCGCGAACTGGACCTCAGGCAGCAACCCGAAAGGTAA